The Branchiostoma lanceolatum isolate klBraLanc5 chromosome 3, klBraLanc5.hap2, whole genome shotgun sequence DNA segment CGCGAGCTCAAGAAAGGTTTTAGCCATCGCCAAGAGTTCTCTTTGTGtgagtgcattttttttatttttgacgCAAGCCTACCTGTTCCACTGGTTGGTTCCGGCGGTACTCAGTCTGACAGGGGCGCGCGAAGGGAGCTCGGTAGCCGGTGGACTGCAGCTGCCGGACCTGTTCCCTCAGCATGGTTATCACCTGCTGGTCCCGCTCCTGGGCGGCAAACAGCTCATCGAGTCTCGTCTGGAGCGTCTCGCGGTCCTGCCGCTCGGCTTGGAAGTCCTCTGTGCATACCTGAACCTGGAAAATGAATGGAAGATTCAGCATATTTAATTCTTGAACATCGTTAAAATGCAGTGTAGTTCCCTCTATCTTTCTATGAAACACTGTTTACTAATACCTCAATGTGTTCTTGGAAAAATAATCCCCAGAGGGACGGAGACATGATGAGAAACCAACACACCTGCTGCTGAAGCATCTGTATCGTTTCCTGCGCATCGCTAGGCACGAACGCCTCCTGGCGGCGCAGTGCCGCTATCTCCCGCCGAGAGTGGTCCTTCTCCATTTGCAGCTGCTCCACCTGTGCCTGCAGTTCAAAGGCGATGTTCCTGGCCACGGTCAGGTCGTCATGTAACCTCATGGCCTCCTCTTTCGTCTTCTCTGTTTCCCTCTTGGCGTTGAGGATGGTTTGGTCTATCCTGCGCTGTTGTTCTTCGGTCAGCCCTGACTGTGCAGGTGCCGAGGGTGTGGGGCGGTTTTCCAACTGTAGTTGCTTGTCTCTCAGCTGCTGGACGTACTGTTCTCTTTGGTCGTTGTAGATCTGCCACCTTGTGTTCATATCGACAAGCTGAAAGGACAGAAATACAAAGATTAGGCTCTgaagaaaaatcaaaatctatgGCAACTATTACCAATTCTGTCACTTTGATAACTTGTTAAATATACTCAAATTCACTGAAAATCACAAAAAAGTATCAAAGGGTTATGTGATTCAACTAATACTACTGAATCATTGGTTGCCACACCGCTACAAAAATGCCTATAGTACGAGTAGATTACTGCGAATGTTATCAATAGACAAGCGCTGCCTACCTCTTTGACCTGGCCCTGCAGTCTGGTGATTTCCTCTTGTGCTCTTCGTCTCTCCTGTTTGTACCTCCTGTCTTCGCTGACAGACATCTGAAAATAAAACAGGGAACAAACGTGTTAACTTTttcaacaacttcttccccaACAACTTGGCCAAATATCAACACTTTGTGGGATCCATACGTCTGTGCATGCTCTAATTACACGCGGTCTAAACGCGGAATACATTATGTCACGCTAGCCATCCACTCACGATGGCGTAATGTCCACAATACGAGACGACTTTTCCTTGGCAACGGCATAGTTTGGCTTACAACATTTTCAACCCACTTGGTACTTACAGTGTTTCTCTTTGCGTGGACTAGACACGCATTAGGCCAGACTAGTAAAGGCAAAATAGTTGGGGTCCTTGATGACTCATGTCCATTGATTGAAGTCTGAACGTACGGTCATGAGACTAGAGTGACAGGAATAGACTTGTACTGACTGACTCTATATTTAGTCTGATTTACGTGTGTTTTACATATAGGCTTCACGACACATGTAAATACTTCCGTGCAATTTTAATAACCGTGAATGGTTTATAAATATAAACCATTCACGGTTATTAAAAACCAATATCATATTGTTTGTTAAAATCAGCCAATTCAGAATGTCACGATCCAAACAAATACCGACTTGTACAAGGCGGAAGAAAACGTCTGCACAAAAAAGCCTACTCCGCAAACAAGTTTCCTGGTTGATTTCCAGGGGGAATTTTTCGCAAAAGCACCTGGCAAAATGATTGTTCCGCGACCCGCGAGTCGTAACAATCGTTCTTTCCTTTTTTGGTCATGAAGTGTTCCGTCACTCAATTAGTTCACGTGTATTTCTCAACTCAAAAGATAATTCACATCAAGGGGGGAGGTTATCGTGAATACACAGAGCAAGGGGCTTTTGAGAATAAGGGGAACCGAACACCTTTGTTTTTCACACAGCAGCTGAGTGCCTAATTAACATGCAAATCCGCTAAGAATACAAAGTTTGCATACAGAGATAAGCGTATGTAAATTCCTCCCGCGGCAGTTACTAGTACTAAATGACAATGGCCAGGAGAAAAACAAATACCTCAGATcgtttgaaatatatatatcttgGATGAATCCAGTCATTACAACGAAATATATAATTTTTCTTACTTGTCTCATCTCCTTTTCCAAGTCTTCGCTTGCGTCTCCGTTCTTTCTGCAGACTTTTTCGGCTTCTAGCTTCTTTGCAAGCTCGTTGCACATTTCAGCGGTCGCCTGTAGTCTCGTTCTCAGGGTCTCGGACTCTTCCGTCAGACTCTTACACAGGACGTCCTGCGTCTGGCTGTTTCTCTCCAGCTCCCGAAGCCTGTCTCGTAGCGAGGCTATCATCTTGTCCTTGTCGTCTTCTGAGGAAGACAGGGTGTCTTCGAGCTTCTTGAGCGACTCTCTTCTCTCAGTCAACTCGTCTTCTAGGATTTTGATGCTGTTTTGTTGCTCGGCAAATCTCtgaggaattaaaaaaaatagttacaacaagttcaacatcaacCATAGTGACTCTT contains these protein-coding regions:
- the LOC136430627 gene encoding TNFAIP3-interacting protein 2-like, with the translated sequence MCYCNGVNCKGTDCEWTREGAKNVRTKKLQPHSDSRMAYTSPSTVPRDDAVTTPVRPDNNHVPCGSDIDQQIHSLQIRLKGTETLSILLSEAREQIAQLSAALRERESTIALLQNRLGQNGLSTSLSLGSTELVVPGASRELVQGLIRENARLKQSLKGAPMDEELRRRFAEQQNSIKILEDELTERRESLKKLEDTLSSSEDDKDKMIASLRDRLRELERNSQTQDVLCKSLTEESETLRTRLQATAEMCNELAKKLEAEKVCRKNGDASEDLEKEMRQMSVSEDRRYKQERRRAQEEITRLQGQVKELVDMNTRWQIYNDQREQYVQQLRDKQLQLENRPTPSAPAQSGLTEEQQRRIDQTILNAKRETEKTKEEAMRLHDDLTVARNIAFELQAQVEQLQMEKDHSRREIAALRRQEAFVPSDAQETIQMLQQQVQVCTEDFQAERQDRETLQTRLDELFAAQERDQQVITMLREQVRQLQSTGYRAPFARPCQTEYRRNQPVEQSMLIARRGHNYNHHGYDVIDGMQEDDDLATDGVGSDEESAGRKEHMLYCPRCKREYSKDKHDQLLEHIDVCCS